One window of Leucobacter komagatae genomic DNA carries:
- a CDS encoding enoyl-CoA hydratase/isomerase family protein: MTTAVLLSIDNGIARITLNRPERLNAFNDEMAEGWTAAAEAAVQSDEVRAIIVDAAGRAFCAGGDVQAMAQMSERSGMIRELAHRINVGILALTESAKPVVAAAHGTTAGGGLGILLASDYAVIGESSRVGSIYGGVGLTPDLSVSAQLAAAVGERRALQLLLQERMLTADETVEWGIAAEKVADDQVGARAEAIAAFWAQNAHAYGEAKRLIRSRSERTFREQLAEEASTIAVASESPEGDKRIRAFAAR; this comes from the coding sequence ATGACTACTGCAGTGTTGCTGAGCATCGACAACGGGATCGCCCGAATCACCCTGAACCGCCCCGAACGCTTGAACGCGTTCAACGATGAGATGGCCGAGGGGTGGACGGCGGCCGCGGAGGCCGCCGTCCAGTCCGACGAGGTGCGGGCCATCATCGTCGACGCCGCTGGCCGCGCGTTCTGCGCGGGCGGCGACGTGCAGGCAATGGCGCAGATGAGCGAGCGCTCGGGCATGATCCGCGAGCTCGCGCACCGTATCAATGTTGGCATCCTCGCCCTCACCGAGTCGGCAAAGCCCGTCGTCGCGGCCGCGCACGGCACGACGGCGGGCGGCGGGCTCGGGATTCTGCTCGCGAGTGACTACGCGGTGATTGGCGAATCATCGCGGGTCGGCAGCATCTACGGCGGCGTCGGGCTCACCCCCGACCTCTCGGTGTCGGCGCAGCTTGCCGCTGCGGTCGGCGAGCGCCGCGCCCTGCAGCTGCTGCTTCAGGAGCGCATGCTGACCGCCGACGAGACCGTCGAGTGGGGCATCGCGGCAGAGAAAGTTGCCGACGATCAGGTCGGCGCGAGGGCCGAGGCGATCGCCGCGTTCTGGGCGCAGAACGCGCACGCCTACGGTGAAGCGAAGCGCCTCATCCGCTCGCGCTCCGAGCGCACCTTCCGCGAGCAGCTTGCCGAGGAGGCGAGCACGATCGCGGTCGCGTCTGAGAGCCCCGAGGGCGACAAGCGCATCAGGGCGTTCGCGGCACGGTAG
- a CDS encoding helix-turn-helix transcriptional regulator produces MSSAREEQGRQAIAAIRRVRDRIDRDYAQPLDVEALARDAHMSAGHLSREFRRVFGESPYSYLMTRRIERAMTLLRRGDLSVTEVCFEVGSSSLGTFTTRFTELVGVSPGAYKRGKSGVPAGIPACHAKQATRPVRNREVS; encoded by the coding sequence GTGAGTAGTGCACGCGAGGAGCAGGGGCGGCAGGCGATCGCCGCGATCCGGCGCGTGCGCGACCGCATCGACCGTGACTATGCGCAGCCGCTCGACGTCGAGGCGCTCGCCCGAGACGCGCACATGTCGGCCGGGCACCTGAGCCGCGAGTTTCGCCGGGTGTTCGGGGAGTCGCCGTACTCCTACCTCATGACGCGCCGCATCGAACGGGCCATGACCCTGCTGCGGCGCGGCGACCTGAGCGTCACCGAGGTGTGCTTCGAGGTCGGCTCGTCGTCGCTCGGCACCTTCACGACCCGATTCACGGAGCTCGTTGGGGTCTCGCCAGGTGCCTACAAACGAGGAAAATCGGGGGTCCCCGCCGGGATTCCGGCCTGTCACGCGAAACAGGCGACGAGACCGGTCAGGAATCGAGAAGTTTCGTAA
- a CDS encoding dihydrodipicolinate synthase family protein — protein sequence MTPPLAAPSPASFAVDEGAYVGLVERLVDARVDSIGALGSTGNYAYLSRSERARIAELTVEAAGGVPVVVGVSALSTRDVLAHVADAQRAGASGVLLAPMSYQRLTQEEAFGLYETVAAELSVPLVVYDNPTTTGFTFTLELHGRIAELPGVTSIKIPPVPTSPDAARATLAHYREHVSNVVTLGVSGDGSAAAGLLSGCDAWYSVLAGVLPRECQALTLAARAGDSVTAHAISARFAPLWELFATHGSLRVVTAVAEVLGLIGSGSLPHPVRGLDAVGRRAVLRALEAAGVVEG from the coding sequence TTGACGCCGCCGCTCGCGGCTCCGAGCCCTGCAAGTTTCGCGGTCGACGAGGGGGCGTACGTTGGGCTCGTTGAGCGACTGGTCGATGCCCGGGTCGATTCAATCGGCGCGCTCGGCTCGACCGGCAACTACGCGTACCTGTCGCGCTCCGAGCGCGCCCGCATTGCTGAGCTCACTGTCGAGGCCGCCGGGGGCGTTCCCGTCGTCGTCGGGGTGAGCGCACTGAGCACACGGGACGTGCTCGCCCACGTTGCTGACGCACAACGGGCTGGCGCCTCTGGGGTACTGCTCGCACCAATGTCGTACCAGCGACTTACTCAGGAGGAGGCGTTCGGACTGTACGAGACCGTCGCAGCAGAACTGTCGGTGCCCCTCGTCGTCTACGACAACCCGACGACGACGGGGTTCACCTTTACACTCGAGCTCCACGGACGCATTGCTGAGCTGCCTGGTGTCACGTCGATCAAGATCCCACCGGTCCCGACCTCGCCCGACGCCGCACGGGCGACCCTGGCCCACTACCGCGAGCACGTCTCAAACGTGGTTACGCTCGGGGTGAGTGGCGACGGCTCGGCTGCCGCGGGGCTTCTCTCCGGCTGTGACGCCTGGTACAGCGTGCTCGCCGGTGTGCTTCCGCGCGAGTGCCAAGCCCTCACCCTCGCTGCCCGCGCGGGTGACTCGGTGACCGCGCACGCGATCTCGGCACGGTTCGCGCCGCTCTGGGAGCTCTTCGCCACCCACGGGAGTCTGCGCGTCGTAACTGCGGTGGCTGAGGTGCTCGGCCTCATCGGGTCGGGCTCGCTTCCGCACCCCGTACGCGGGCTCGACGCGGTTGGCCGACGGGCGGTGCTTCGTGCCCTCGAGGCCGCGGGTGTCGTCGAGGGCTGA
- a CDS encoding serine hydrolase, which translates to MTQRRVQTDEFLDHPLPEQPTLSPDGSQVVYVLRTTNRGEDRDERSLWLAPTAGGPARRLTRGTADTAPAWSPDGTRIAFLRTQSGPAQLWVLPVAGGEAEQVTKQPLGAGPPVWSADSAKIAFSGPIDLGAAPADGDTPSPTLRTQPIVTDRLFYKADGSGFLGAVRTHLHVVDLAGGTTTRMTTGDWLAGRPVWSPDGSQLAFTSSKTPGSDLDLTSVVYLVPVNRPLASPRALSPLGGQYSVTTWSPDGAEVIAVGRDNTEVGNASLFAIPLDGSPARNLTLPLDRNVMQGAPGYPGALPQYGADGSTLVFCARESGYTNLYVTDPSGFSPRSLVGGAANISGVSVAGSQAAIVLGTETSFGEIAVVDLVSGTVTVLTDYTPEDSGVIVAEPRSFTISDGTTVHGWLRRDPSLSGPLPLLLDVHGGPHNAWNGVAETVHAYHHELVNRGWAVLTLNPRGSDGYGEAFMRGVLGVWGHGDANDFLEPLDALVAEGVADADRLAITGYSYGGFTTCYLTSRDQRFAAAVAGGVVSDLASLAGTSDVGHFISQFENLSLPWQTPEVTAPQSPITKVGDVRTPTLIVHGGEDHRCPVGQAEQWFTALREQGVPTELVLYPGGAHGFLSNGRPSHRADWNRRIVDWVVRHVPEAGKPVRTAALDAAHWQQRLSELATLHGIPGATLGILRLGEDPAFASHGILNVNTGVETTNDSVFQIGSITKVWTATVTMQLIDEGKLSLDTRVVDIIPEFAVADEGQAELITIHHLLTHTNGIDGDNYNDLGRGDDCLEKYVASLAEAPLNHPVGATFSYSNAGYALLGRIIEVVTGKNWDEAMRERLYTPLGLKHTSTLPEDALRQRAAFGHLGRDESGPLLAPRWSLPRSLGPSGIINSSTADVLEFVRMHLEGGVAANGTRVLSAESAKQMTEFQVALPDTTVLGDSWGLGWIRYDWNGTRLFGHDGGTVGQAAILRVLPEAGLAVVMLTNGGAIREVYRELFNEIFEELGGVSLPAAFAPPEVPFETDVSEYVGEYKRASVEMEAFVKDGALRASSRITGIAATFVAQSAAEYDLPPVSDGLFAVGGPGAWTSVKFYTLPNGDKYIHSGGRAVRKVSS; encoded by the coding sequence ATGACACAGCGCCGTGTTCAGACCGACGAGTTCCTCGACCACCCGCTCCCCGAGCAGCCCACGCTGTCGCCGGATGGCTCGCAGGTCGTGTACGTGCTGCGCACAACGAACCGCGGTGAGGATCGCGATGAGCGGTCGCTGTGGTTGGCCCCCACAGCGGGCGGCCCCGCCCGTAGGCTCACCCGTGGCACGGCCGACACGGCGCCCGCGTGGAGCCCCGACGGCACCCGCATCGCGTTCCTGCGCACGCAGAGCGGCCCGGCTCAGCTGTGGGTGCTCCCGGTCGCCGGGGGCGAGGCCGAGCAGGTCACGAAGCAGCCGCTCGGCGCGGGCCCGCCCGTGTGGAGTGCCGACAGCGCGAAGATCGCGTTCAGCGGCCCCATCGACCTCGGCGCGGCTCCGGCTGACGGAGACACCCCCTCGCCGACGTTGCGCACCCAGCCGATCGTCACTGACCGCCTGTTTTACAAGGCCGACGGCTCAGGCTTTCTTGGCGCGGTGCGCACGCACCTGCACGTCGTTGACCTCGCGGGGGGCACGACCACCCGCATGACCACCGGCGACTGGCTCGCGGGCCGCCCCGTGTGGTCGCCTGACGGCTCGCAGCTCGCGTTCACGAGCAGCAAGACACCGGGCAGCGACCTCGACCTCACCAGCGTCGTCTATCTCGTACCGGTGAACCGCCCGCTGGCATCACCGCGCGCGCTCAGCCCCCTCGGCGGGCAGTACTCGGTCACGACCTGGTCGCCAGACGGGGCCGAGGTCATTGCCGTCGGGCGCGACAACACCGAGGTCGGCAATGCGAGCCTCTTCGCGATCCCGCTCGATGGCTCGCCCGCACGCAACCTCACGCTGCCGCTCGATCGCAATGTCATGCAGGGCGCGCCGGGCTACCCGGGCGCGCTGCCGCAGTACGGTGCAGACGGCTCAACGCTCGTGTTCTGTGCCCGCGAGAGCGGCTACACGAACCTCTACGTGACCGACCCCTCCGGGTTCTCCCCGCGCTCCCTCGTTGGCGGGGCAGCGAACATCTCCGGCGTTTCGGTCGCGGGGTCGCAGGCTGCCATCGTGCTCGGCACCGAGACGAGCTTCGGCGAGATCGCGGTCGTTGACCTCGTGTCGGGCACCGTCACGGTGCTCACTGACTACACACCAGAGGATTCTGGCGTCATCGTCGCCGAGCCGCGAAGCTTCACCATTTCTGACGGCACCACCGTGCACGGCTGGCTGCGCCGCGACCCGTCACTCTCGGGCCCGCTGCCCCTGCTGCTCGACGTGCACGGCGGCCCGCACAACGCATGGAACGGCGTCGCCGAGACCGTGCACGCCTATCACCACGAGCTCGTGAACCGTGGCTGGGCGGTGCTCACGCTCAACCCGCGCGGCAGCGATGGCTACGGCGAAGCGTTCATGCGCGGCGTCTTGGGCGTCTGGGGTCACGGTGACGCGAACGACTTCCTCGAGCCTCTCGACGCGCTCGTCGCAGAGGGCGTCGCAGACGCCGACCGCCTCGCGATCACCGGCTATAGCTACGGCGGGTTCACGACGTGCTACCTCACCTCGCGCGACCAGCGCTTCGCGGCCGCGGTCGCCGGCGGCGTCGTCTCTGACCTCGCGAGCCTCGCCGGCACCTCCGACGTCGGTCACTTCATCTCGCAGTTCGAAAACCTCTCGCTCCCCTGGCAGACGCCCGAGGTGACGGCGCCCCAGTCGCCGATCACGAAGGTCGGCGACGTGCGGACCCCGACGCTCATTGTGCACGGCGGGGAGGATCACCGCTGCCCCGTCGGCCAGGCCGAGCAGTGGTTCACCGCCCTACGGGAACAGGGCGTGCCGACAGAGCTCGTGCTCTACCCAGGCGGGGCCCACGGCTTCCTGTCGAACGGCCGCCCCTCGCACCGCGCCGATTGGAACCGGCGCATCGTCGACTGGGTCGTGCGCCACGTGCCGGAGGCGGGAAAGCCAGTGCGCACCGCTGCACTCGACGCCGCGCACTGGCAGCAGCGTCTGAGCGAGCTCGCGACGCTGCACGGGATTCCCGGTGCGACGCTCGGCATCCTGCGTCTCGGCGAAGACCCTGCGTTCGCCAGCCACGGCATCCTCAACGTGAACACTGGCGTCGAGACGACGAACGACTCCGTGTTCCAGATCGGCTCCATCACGAAGGTGTGGACCGCGACGGTCACGATGCAGCTCATCGACGAGGGCAAGCTCTCGCTTGACACCCGGGTCGTCGACATCATCCCTGAATTCGCGGTCGCAGACGAGGGCCAAGCCGAGCTCATCACGATCCACCACCTGCTCACGCACACGAACGGCATCGACGGCGACAACTACAACGATCTCGGCCGCGGCGACGACTGCCTCGAGAAGTACGTTGCGTCGCTCGCCGAGGCGCCGCTCAACCACCCCGTGGGCGCGACGTTCTCGTACTCGAACGCGGGCTACGCGCTGCTCGGCCGCATCATCGAGGTCGTCACCGGCAAAAACTGGGACGAGGCGATGCGCGAGCGGCTGTACACGCCGCTCGGGCTGAAGCACACGAGCACCCTCCCGGAGGATGCGCTGCGCCAGCGCGCCGCCTTCGGCCACCTCGGGCGTGACGAGAGCGGGCCGCTGCTCGCGCCCCGCTGGTCACTGCCGCGCTCGCTCGGCCCCTCAGGCATCATCAACTCGTCAACCGCTGACGTGCTCGAGTTCGTGCGGATGCACCTGGAGGGCGGCGTGGCTGCCAACGGCACGCGTGTGCTCTCGGCTGAGAGCGCCAAACAGATGACCGAGTTCCAGGTCGCGCTGCCCGACACGACCGTGCTCGGCGACTCCTGGGGACTCGGGTGGATCCGCTACGACTGGAACGGGACGAGGCTCTTCGGCCACGACGGCGGCACCGTCGGTCAGGCCGCGATCTTGCGCGTGCTCCCCGAGGCCGGTCTCGCGGTCGTGATGCTCACGAACGGCGGCGCGATCCGCGAGGTGTACCGCGAGCTCTTCAACGAAATCTTCGAGGAGCTGGGAGGCGTCTCGCTGCCAGCCGCCTTCGCTCCACCGGAGGTTCCGTTCGAGACCGACGTCTCAGAATACGTCGGTGAGTACAAGCGGGCGAGCGTCGAGATGGAGGCGTTCGTGAAGGATGGCGCGCTTCGCGCCTCGAGCAGGATCACCGGCATCGCCGCAACCTTCGTCGCTCAGTCGGCGGCGGAGTACGACCTCCCCCCGGTGAGCGACGGACTCTTCGCGGTCGGCGGCCCCGGCGCGTGGACCTCGGTGAAGTTCTACACGCTGCCGAACGGCGACAAGTACATCCACTCGGGCGGTCGCGCGGTGCGGAAGGTCTCGAGCTAG
- a CDS encoding serine hydrolase domain-containing protein, whose translation MVESLAQVSAWIEQELPALLEQHSVPGANIAVLSGGEVFTTAGGVLNKLTGVDVTTDSVFQVGSITKVWTTTLVMQLVDEGLVELDAPIQRYLPDFALGNAEAAAQITVRNLLTHTSGFEGDVFIATSEGEDAVKLFVEALGDIAQLFPPGEMFSYNNAAFCVLGRLVEVIRGAHYEACLHKYLIEPMQLARAVTGANEAIRFRAAVGHLTMVAGGEPEPAKEWSLIRAHSPAGSVLCTSAEDLMGFAKLHLNGGVGPDGTQIVSAESIAAMQEPQVLLPDLGDSRDSWGLGWRLFDWAGGRTIGHNGGTLGQSAFFRVFPDHGVAIALLTNGGNTQALYSDLVLPAVERLTGIKSPDAPAVSEGTTGFDASRYVGTYRSAAADTHVTQDEDGRVWVSHDLQGIFAELGVKPKPVELAHWRDDTVLALTTDQVTMPQYSFTGDDGHGRAMYMNSGRTSRRVTV comes from the coding sequence ATGGTGGAGTCACTTGCACAGGTCAGCGCGTGGATCGAGCAGGAGCTTCCGGCCCTGCTCGAGCAGCACAGCGTGCCCGGCGCGAACATCGCGGTACTGAGCGGTGGCGAGGTCTTCACCACGGCGGGCGGTGTGCTCAACAAGCTCACCGGCGTCGATGTCACGACTGACTCCGTCTTCCAGGTCGGCTCCATCACGAAGGTCTGGACAACGACGCTCGTCATGCAGCTCGTCGACGAGGGCCTCGTCGAACTCGACGCCCCGATCCAGCGCTACCTGCCCGACTTCGCGCTCGGCAACGCCGAGGCCGCGGCGCAGATCACCGTGCGCAACCTGCTCACTCACACCTCAGGGTTCGAGGGCGACGTGTTCATCGCGACCTCGGAGGGCGAAGACGCGGTGAAGCTCTTCGTCGAGGCGCTCGGCGACATCGCGCAGCTCTTCCCGCCCGGTGAGATGTTCTCGTACAACAACGCGGCGTTCTGCGTGCTCGGCCGCCTCGTCGAGGTCATCCGCGGCGCGCACTACGAGGCATGCCTACACAAGTATCTCATCGAGCCAATGCAGCTCGCCCGCGCGGTCACCGGCGCGAACGAGGCCATCCGCTTCCGGGCCGCGGTCGGTCACCTCACGATGGTCGCGGGCGGCGAACCGGAGCCCGCGAAGGAGTGGTCGCTCATTCGCGCGCACTCCCCCGCCGGGTCTGTGCTCTGCACGAGCGCGGAGGATCTCATGGGCTTCGCCAAACTGCACTTGAACGGCGGGGTCGGCCCCGACGGCACCCAGATCGTGAGCGCCGAGAGCATCGCCGCGATGCAGGAGCCGCAGGTGCTGCTCCCCGACCTCGGCGACTCGCGCGACAGCTGGGGCCTCGGCTGGCGCCTCTTCGATTGGGCGGGCGGCCGCACGATCGGGCACAACGGCGGCACCCTCGGCCAGAGCGCGTTCTTCCGCGTCTTCCCCGATCACGGCGTCGCGATCGCGCTCCTCACGAACGGCGGCAACACTCAGGCGCTCTACTCCGACCTGGTGCTTCCCGCCGTTGAGCGGCTCACCGGCATCAAGTCGCCGGATGCGCCCGCGGTCTCCGAAGGCACCACCGGCTTCGACGCGTCACGCTACGTTGGAACCTATCGCTCGGCCGCGGCCGACACCCACGTCACGCAAGACGAGGATGGCCGTGTCTGGGTCTCGCACGACCTCCAGGGCATCTTCGCCGAGCTCGGCGTGAAGCCGAAGCCCGTCGAGCTCGCGCACTGGCGCGACGACACCGTGCTCGCGCTCACGACCGACCAGGTCACGATGCCGCAGTACTCGTTCACGGGTGACGACGGTCACGGCCGCGCCATGTACATGAACAGCGGGCGCACGAGCCGCCGCGTCACCGTGTAG
- a CDS encoding YaeQ family protein, translating to MAIGATMHTFDIQLADVDRGVYEDLSLRVARHPSETDRFMITRLLAYCLEYEEGIQFSAGVSTTDEPAVLVRDLTGATTAWIEVGAPDADRLHFGSKLADRTAVYTHREPEKLLAAWAGKTIHNADEIVVRSFDLGFIDALVETLERRNTMTVSLTEGQLYVDNNGASATAEVREHRIA from the coding sequence ATGGCTATCGGCGCAACCATGCACACCTTCGACATTCAACTGGCTGATGTGGATCGCGGGGTGTACGAAGATCTCTCGCTCCGAGTCGCACGGCACCCGTCCGAGACCGACAGGTTCATGATCACGCGCCTGCTCGCCTACTGCCTCGAGTACGAGGAAGGCATCCAGTTCAGCGCGGGCGTCTCAACGACCGACGAGCCCGCCGTGCTCGTGAGGGACCTCACTGGCGCGACGACGGCCTGGATCGAAGTCGGCGCCCCCGACGCCGACCGGCTACACTTCGGCAGCAAGCTCGCCGACCGCACGGCGGTGTACACGCACCGCGAACCCGAGAAACTGCTGGCGGCGTGGGCGGGCAAGACGATCCACAACGCAGACGAGATCGTCGTGAGGTCGTTCGACCTCGGGTTCATCGACGCCCTCGTCGAAACGCTCGAGCGACGCAACACCATGACGGTGTCACTCACCGAGGGCCAGCTCTACGTCGACAACAACGGGGCCTCGGCGACCGCTGAGGTCCGAGAGCACCGCATCGCCTAA
- a CDS encoding GNAT family N-acetyltransferase — protein MLRTDALPITSSTVTIRPLAARDAAAYAAGSEDAAVRQFAHLPEPEYTPDSVRAMVSDAVEPGIARGDLAILTIADAVTDEFAGSLVVFDVRPDQAEVGFWLHPDHRGRGLALAALEAATDFARKSGLTRLLAATTVTNAASQRTLEAAGFARGETGFDTTPSGETVELVHYALDVRPGPSAA, from the coding sequence ATGCTTCGCACAGACGCCCTTCCGATCACCTCGTCAACTGTCACAATCAGGCCCCTCGCCGCGCGCGACGCCGCAGCCTATGCCGCGGGCTCCGAAGATGCCGCCGTGCGCCAGTTCGCGCACCTGCCCGAACCCGAGTACACGCCCGATTCCGTGCGCGCCATGGTTTCCGATGCCGTCGAGCCCGGCATCGCCCGGGGCGACCTCGCGATCCTGACCATCGCCGACGCAGTCACCGACGAGTTCGCCGGCAGCCTCGTCGTCTTCGACGTACGGCCCGACCAGGCCGAGGTGGGGTTCTGGCTCCACCCCGATCACCGCGGTCGGGGGCTCGCCCTCGCCGCGCTCGAGGCAGCGACCGACTTCGCACGGAAGAGCGGGCTCACACGCCTCCTGGCAGCAACCACCGTCACCAACGCCGCCTCCCAGCGCACCCTTGAGGCCGCGGGCTTCGCTCGTGGCGAGACCGGGTTCGACACCACCCCGTCGGGCGAGACCGTGGAGCTCGTCCACTACGCACTCGACGTGAGGCCAGGCCCGAGCGCGGCGTAA
- a CDS encoding PLP-dependent aminotransferase family protein yields the protein MNNDSSSRIVTGLLEWIAGAPAGARLPSTRSLVAEYGASPVTVQKALRTLSGRGLVESRPGAGTFVRAVRTARPLDFSWQTGALRSPQTRLPRASGTMRDTVHGVIPLHAGYPDRELLPERLIRAALTRAARSDAAVSRSPVAGLPELQAWFAQELATATPVGVTPPAASDVIVLPGSQSGLSATFRALVGAGQPLLVESPTYWGAILAASQAGVRIVPVVSGKHGPDPDDLARAFDETGARAFYAQPNYANPSGAQWPAARAREILDVVRKHGAFLIEDDWAHDFGIGTNPAPVAAHDDSGHVVYVRSLTKSVSPAIRIAGIVARGPVRERILTERAATSMYVSGVLQAAALDVVTQPGWATHLRSLRDQLRARRDLLIDSMAEHAPRAHLEWVPQGGLNLWFRLPDGVYLPEFLRSCEDERVLVAAGDEWFPAEPAGVFVRLNYSGPNPGAFPEAARVIGGVLDRMA from the coding sequence ATGAATAACGATAGCAGCTCGCGCATCGTCACGGGACTCCTCGAGTGGATCGCAGGCGCCCCGGCAGGCGCACGGCTCCCGTCGACCCGCTCGCTCGTCGCCGAGTACGGGGCGAGCCCGGTCACCGTGCAGAAGGCGCTGCGCACACTGAGCGGTCGGGGTCTCGTCGAGAGCCGGCCTGGCGCCGGTACGTTCGTTCGCGCCGTCCGCACCGCGCGCCCGCTCGACTTCAGCTGGCAGACCGGGGCGCTGCGCTCGCCGCAGACTCGGCTACCGAGGGCGTCGGGCACCATGCGCGACACCGTACACGGAGTTATCCCGCTCCACGCAGGCTACCCAGACCGCGAACTGCTGCCAGAGCGGCTCATCCGCGCGGCTCTCACCCGGGCTGCGCGCAGCGACGCCGCGGTCTCGCGCTCGCCGGTCGCGGGCCTGCCCGAACTCCAGGCCTGGTTCGCGCAGGAGCTCGCTACAGCAACGCCCGTCGGGGTCACGCCGCCCGCCGCGAGCGACGTCATTGTGCTCCCGGGGAGCCAGAGTGGGTTGAGCGCAACGTTCCGCGCTCTCGTGGGCGCGGGGCAGCCGCTGCTTGTTGAGTCGCCGACGTACTGGGGCGCGATCCTTGCGGCCTCTCAGGCGGGGGTGCGCATCGTGCCCGTCGTCAGCGGCAAACACGGCCCCGACCCAGACGACCTCGCACGCGCGTTCGACGAGACCGGGGCGCGCGCGTTCTACGCGCAGCCGAACTACGCAAACCCGAGCGGGGCGCAGTGGCCCGCCGCCCGCGCCCGCGAGATCCTCGACGTTGTACGGAAGCACGGCGCGTTCCTCATCGAAGACGACTGGGCCCACGACTTCGGCATCGGCACGAACCCTGCGCCCGTCGCTGCGCACGACGACTCGGGGCACGTGGTCTACGTGCGTTCGCTTACCAAGAGCGTCTCCCCCGCGATCAGGATCGCCGGAATCGTTGCCAGGGGCCCGGTCAGAGAGCGGATACTGACCGAGCGAGCCGCGACGTCGATGTACGTGAGCGGCGTGCTCCAGGCCGCCGCCCTCGACGTCGTGACGCAACCCGGGTGGGCCACACACTTGCGGAGCCTGCGCGACCAGCTGCGCGCCCGCCGTGACCTGCTCATTGACAGCATGGCTGAGCACGCCCCGCGGGCGCACCTCGAGTGGGTTCCGCAGGGCGGCCTGAACCTGTGGTTCCGCCTCCCCGACGGCGTTTACTTACCCGAGTTCTTGCGGTCGTGCGAGGACGAGCGGGTGCTCGTCGCCGCGGGCGACGAGTGGTTCCCCGCAGAGCCGGCGGGGGTGTTCGTCAGGCTGAACTACTCAGGCCCGAACCCTGGCGCCTTCCCAGAAGCCGCCAGGGTGATCGGTGGGGTGCTCGACCGGATGGCCTAG
- a CDS encoding VOC family protein has translation MNISIHYAFLPHTDPDASLRFYRDALGFEVRNDVGYENMRWITVGPEGQPDTSIVLHPPAVDPGVSDAERSVILDLMAKGSYGALTLATVDLDGFFEKLEAAGAEVVQEPIDQDYGVRDCAFRDPSGNLIRVNQR, from the coding sequence ATGAACATCAGCATTCACTACGCATTCCTGCCACACACCGACCCCGATGCCTCGCTGCGCTTCTACCGAGACGCCCTTGGGTTTGAGGTGCGAAACGACGTCGGCTACGAGAACATGAGGTGGATCACGGTGGGCCCCGAGGGCCAGCCCGACACCTCAATTGTGCTGCACCCGCCGGCCGTTGACCCGGGCGTCTCTGACGCCGAGAGGTCAGTCATTCTCGACCTCATGGCTAAGGGGTCATACGGCGCGCTCACGCTCGCGACCGTCGACCTCGATGGCTTCTTCGAGAAGCTGGAGGCTGCGGGGGCCGAGGTCGTGCAAGAACCGATCGATCAGGATTACGGGGTGCGCGACTGCGCGTTCCGCGACCCGTCGGGCAACCTCATCAGGGTGAACCAGCGCTGA
- a CDS encoding DMT family transporter, with protein sequence MKNNSSATQVSPPPISSALAPSPPRPGRASGLPSGLLWGFLGVFAFSFTVPFTSIALGGLSPLFVAAARAVVAGVLAALALGVTRQRLPRLAQWLRLSIVALGVVVGFPLLTSLALTTSSASHGAVIVALLPAATAVVVVVRTGERPGRMFWLAATLGAAAAVAFAALQTGGAWQLSWHDLLLFGAVIAAAFGYAEGGLLARELGAWQTISWALVLAFPVMLVLTIISVLASPPHATVTQWAAFAYLGVVSMFLGFFAWYRGLEIGPMAQVSQVQLTQPVMSIAWAALLLGEPLTLVTVGGGLAVVACAALAVRSRGRRGAARGGAARGSSARGSSAEVSEEQR encoded by the coding sequence ATGAAGAATAATAGTAGCGCTACTCAAGTTTCGCCGCCACCGATATCGTCTGCCCTCGCGCCGTCTCCACCCCGGCCTGGCCGCGCCTCCGGCCTCCCCTCGGGGTTGCTCTGGGGCTTTCTCGGCGTCTTCGCGTTCTCGTTCACGGTCCCGTTCACAAGCATTGCGCTGGGTGGGCTGTCGCCGCTCTTCGTCGCCGCGGCCCGCGCCGTCGTCGCGGGTGTGCTCGCGGCACTCGCCCTCGGGGTCACTCGGCAACGGCTTCCGCGCCTCGCCCAGTGGCTGCGCCTCTCGATCGTCGCGCTGGGCGTTGTCGTCGGGTTTCCACTACTTACCTCGCTGGCGCTCACGACGAGCTCAGCAAGCCACGGTGCTGTCATCGTTGCGCTGTTGCCCGCGGCGACGGCGGTCGTCGTTGTGGTGCGTACCGGGGAACGACCGGGGCGCATGTTCTGGCTCGCCGCGACCCTCGGCGCGGCTGCCGCTGTCGCCTTCGCCGCACTGCAGACGGGTGGGGCCTGGCAGCTGTCGTGGCACGATCTGCTGCTCTTCGGGGCCGTCATCGCCGCGGCGTTCGGGTACGCGGAGGGCGGGCTCCTCGCGCGCGAGCTCGGGGCCTGGCAGACAATCTCGTGGGCGCTCGTGCTCGCCTTCCCCGTCATGCTCGTGCTGACGATCATCTCGGTGCTCGCCTCGCCGCCGCACGCAACCGTTACCCAGTGGGCGGCGTTCGCGTACCTGGGCGTCGTTAGCATGTTCCTCGGTTTCTTCGCATGGTACCGCGGCCTCGAGATCGGCCCGATGGCACAGGTGAGCCAGGTACAGCTCACGCAACCGGTGATGAGCATCGCCTGGGCAGCCCTACTGCTTGGGGAGCCGCTCACGCTCGTCACCGTCGGGGGCGGCCTCGCCGTCGTCGCGTGTGCGGCGCTCGCGGTGCGGTCGCGGGGCAGGCGTGGCGCGGCACGGGGTGGCGCAGCACGGGGTAGCTCCGCACGGGGTAGCTCCGCAGAGGTTAGCGAGGAGCAGCGGTGA